Proteins co-encoded in one Pseudostreptobacillus hongkongensis genomic window:
- a CDS encoding YadA-like family protein: MKNNQDKEFKRWLKNKLSVTQALMIHFLITGSLSMFGLAAISLSSNVAYGALNDNGTGSTTSVAIGEGSVGNGDRSIAIGKNATTNNYESIAIGNDSKTTSNNNIAIGKGARSEGNNNSLALGNGAIATGNDGALAIGRNSKADGYNAIAVGREAETSAGETIALGFKAKAKNTNAVAIGNGAVSNADNAVAIGIGSKVGGNNGIALGKEAEATLNDAIALGHKAKAQNIYSYAIGTESMASAPRSISIGYKSVASHNNSLALGWASKASGATSVALGAGSTAQGNDSYAIGMSSVASAETAMAFGNKSKAKKHSDIALGREAETRDQGSNGYNIAIGVGAVSGSDRAGLSRNGNDGGSIAIGTGAYTGVKQNNISSNSSVALGAGAGTGFRKLDVNGMPTDNGTDVDTNVEVLKKAFGVKDVNTDFQRIAGGTNGYTNVEINEGIALGRNARAVGDQSVAIGAQTIAGMGAVALGGNDITQFAKKKYYKSTRENFAVTETIDHNQDATISDRTISDTYKYLVGTALDTAFKATYAQDGSVVLGLQAHSGTPLGTAIGTNALIRKGAFGATAIGAGSQIQANAEAAVAIGMGSRANGSYAIAAGTASFAELGDVAIGYQSEASGKEGAISIGQATKAKGDSSIMIGGANVVSASNQQTSFISEKQDSNGVRDTYTKDITETINNQQVIRRYSYVTLEDKTGTIADAYATLTGTTMNIQKLDYNQNKNGHASTSVGVHSLAKGDLASAFGASSRANAIGSLALGTGAQALVQNSVAIGTGSIAGDANYQDAGYNVTTSDPVIMGTRQLSVSYNKDGKIVSDADIANIAYTFKWAGGENTSPGDIVSFGKKGAERQLKHVAAGRIAENSTDAVNGSQLNAIIERFVGDKIKYFSVKSDAQGNRYNDGATGTGSIAIGPAATATATNATATGNKSKASAENATAYGYNTEATGKSSVALGTSAIKPGTTTLVTTEASGENSTALGVASKAKGQDSIALGYGVEAKNNFATAIGSEATVTADKGIAIGKKASVTVAGGIALGTDSVASVEGTKTGISVDGDVDGARTNVYENLKNNIDNSKISGANGAVSVGSSTATRQIVNLAAGTDDTDAVNVAQLKSVNLAFKGNTGIGDVRLHDQRLAVVSSNTDLLTVEASDKKLTFTPKIATLNIDNTTGSATLGKVVTPTTDGLVKASELANTLNNMYWNVATGATSGTHTGNTDPQPIKAGETVKFIAGEHVTIGQNGRDITISMKDALTQVQLNKAIQQTFGNGKNTTLTIEKNGTMKYSLNDDISLNTVTTGTTVVSNGKVTGLNNNLTNTENKVYPGTNKSEPVKKAELPNTSTVVDKKNAATVGDVLNAGWNLQNNGTEKDFVRTYDTVNFVDGINTKAVVTTDEEGKVSKVRYNVVGLPIKYTDDSGNPVTKVGDKYYKTDEAGNVLDNDGNPVTKYDTAGNPLNANNTAVTPVNDVKTNLVNAKPETGKTGTTDPTTLGNIKSGLDTIKNPDGTTTPNLANKTAGLVNLNTPNVSDNNAATVGDLKNMGWVVSAEGNSYSNQVRNANEVNFVGKNGLTVTGKTEVNGVRTITIENSHSPITYTDENGNKLRKIGDNFYPENAVVYNGNVYPEGSVVIDGDVYPAGTTKLANGNKVKENGDPAVVATPIANTSSDKVKATLNSVTANKPTTLSNVGSNLKQVVDPNGTNSGGVKNPDGTDVIENGAPVTVTNKAPYTASEAADIVKNSGNNAATVGDVLNAGWNLQNNSEARDFVKPYDTVNFINGGNTTAVVTTDENGTTSNVTYNVTGLPVTYTNEDGKPVSKVGNNYYVVNDKGQPLQNDGITPVTKYDSNGNPLNDDDSSVTKVDTTTKPLKTNLVNPNVATDKQTTTPIQLGNVKSGLDKITGAGNKAAGLVNLDEKDTTNKLKVSDNNVATVGDLRNMGWVVSSDKTTGNLGKAYNDKVRNANEVKFVGTGTAIVSGKTVNGVRTITVEVNDQLSTNNSVTAVVYTKADGTKVYPVKKDDGSIEYHTTPDGKGTGDTVVPKNEVITSVNGPDGTKNPTTLKNIAGNLEGAKKDTTSPKINATAPTNIDDIKNNAATVGDVLNAGWNLQGNGKAVDFVKPYDTVNFVDGMNTRAVVTTDAEGKVSNVQIDVKDLPIAYTNEAGDKVVKAADGKYYKESDLAGKVFDPTTKTFKNADGTAATQPTEVAKDAIKTNLVNPNAATDKTGTTDPSTLGNVKSGLDTIKDATGGTTPSITNKTAGLLNLTNDKVSDNNAVTVGDLRKMGWVVSSDKTTDGTGEYSDQVKNANEVRFVGKGTATVSGKTDGDVRTITVEVNDQLSTNNSVIPVVYTKADGTQVYPIKQADGTTKFNTKADGTGEEVDKGDVITSVNGPDGTKNPTTLKNIAGNLEGAKKDTTSPKINATAPNNVDAIKNNAATVGDVLNAGWNLQNNGEARDFVKPYDTVNFVDGMNTRAVVTTDAEGKVSNVQIDVKDLPIAYTNEAGDKVVKAADGKYYKESDLAGKVFDPTTKTFKNADGTAATQPTEVAKDAIKTNLVNPNAATDKTGTTDPSTLGNVKSGLDKITGANNKAAGLVNLINDKVSDNNAATVGDLRNMGWVVSSDKTTGNLGTEYNDQVRNANEVKFVGKNGIQVSGKTDDKGVRTLTFEMETGEITPTEIVKPDDNKLDKKVVTIGNKVYNAEDIDTNGKPKAGKDPIGTIVDGKVYADKDLNADGKPKDSASPIAKVKENVGAKFVTGNQVADAIEKSGFIVGKNQGLRESDFENKDEKINPNDELRFADGRNTNVKLATKDVIDATGKVKTVTTVKVDVVDLPITYTDESGKVVVKGKDGKFYYPEALDGKVYDEKEKTYKNPDGSALDKQPEAKENIQANLVNPNVSNTDTEPNKQTTTPTQLGNIANGANTFAKVEGKQIANDGKWYNEGDVLPNGKPKENATSVEKPENVGKSGLIDFEKSKPNNAATVGDLQNLGWVVSADKTTGDTSKAYNDQVRNSNEVKFVGKNGIQVSGKTDDNGVRTLTFEMETGEITPTEIIKADGTKLVKVGNKAYNLADIGTNGQPKDGAKPAGIIAKDGKVYNVTDVDDKGNVITQTGKPAPTPIATNKPNNGTKFVTGNQVADALEKSGFVVGKSEKELSAADFKNEDEKLNPNDELRFADGKNTNVKLATKEVIDASGKVKTVTTVKVDVEELPITYTDKAGNPIVKKGDKFYLVDKNGNATKDEVKVEDVKTNLVAPNSKPNEIGTPQSLGNVASGLKAADIKTDANKSDDKKVVEGLIGTEDDKKLNTAVNLDDLKTLSKAGLDFGANVGDDVHRNLGTKLSILGNDKVSKEDANNETKFSSKNVVTTTGKDSVNIKFSQNPEFDSIKIGNRENKPVVTISSEGIDAGNTKITNVAPGEISNTSQDAINGSQLNNAIKGLNAGIASSVAMANLPQVSNIGMHRHNIAASVGVHRGETAIALGLSGLNHRGSLVYKASGALNTKGHVSFGIGIGYQFDKNTRDNDTHRNDIIDLKEKLEDVIRENAEYKQEIQEYRKEQEQNKAIIEQLMKRLEALEKTK, from the coding sequence TTGAAAAATAATCAAGATAAAGAATTTAAAAGATGGTTAAAAAATAAGTTAAGTGTTACACAAGCACTAATGATACACTTTTTAATAACTGGTTCATTATCAATGTTTGGTTTAGCTGCGATAAGTTTAAGTTCAAATGTGGCTTATGGAGCATTAAATGATAATGGAACAGGTAGTACGACTTCTGTGGCAATAGGGGAAGGTTCGGTTGGAAATGGAGATAGATCTATAGCAATAGGGAAAAATGCAACTACTAATAATTATGAATCTATAGCGATAGGAAACGATAGTAAAACAACATCAAATAATAATATTGCTATAGGAAAAGGAGCAAGATCTGAAGGAAATAATAACTCTTTGGCTTTAGGTAATGGAGCTATTGCAACAGGAAACGATGGGGCATTAGCAATAGGTAGAAACTCAAAAGCTGACGGATATAATGCTATTGCTGTTGGTAGAGAAGCTGAAACATCTGCAGGTGAAACAATTGCTTTAGGTTTCAAGGCAAAAGCAAAAAATACAAATGCTGTAGCTATAGGTAATGGAGCTGTTTCTAATGCTGATAATGCAGTAGCTATTGGTATAGGCTCAAAAGTAGGTGGAAATAATGGTATAGCCTTAGGTAAAGAAGCAGAAGCAACTTTAAATGATGCTATAGCATTAGGTCATAAAGCTAAAGCGCAAAATATATATAGTTATGCCATTGGAACGGAAAGCATGGCAAGTGCGCCTAGATCTATTTCTATAGGGTATAAATCTGTTGCAAGCCATAATAATAGTCTTGCTTTAGGTTGGGCATCTAAAGCAAGTGGTGCTACATCTGTAGCATTGGGAGCTGGATCGACAGCGCAAGGTAACGATAGTTATGCCATCGGAATGAGTAGCGTTGCAAGTGCTGAAACGGCAATGGCTTTTGGTAACAAAAGTAAAGCAAAAAAACATTCTGATATTGCTTTAGGTAGAGAAGCTGAAACTCGAGATCAAGGTAGTAATGGTTATAATATAGCTATTGGAGTTGGAGCGGTTTCTGGAAGTGATAGAGCTGGTCTTAGCCGTAATGGGAATGATGGAGGAAGTATAGCTATAGGTACTGGTGCTTATACAGGAGTAAAACAAAATAATATTTCTTCAAACTCTTCTGTTGCATTAGGAGCAGGTGCCGGAACAGGATTTAGAAAGTTAGATGTTAATGGTATGCCTACGGATAATGGTACAGATGTTGACACCAATGTTGAAGTATTAAAAAAAGCTTTTGGAGTTAAAGATGTTAATACTGATTTTCAAAGAATAGCTGGTGGAACAAATGGATACACAAATGTAGAAATTAATGAAGGAATAGCCTTAGGTCGTAATGCACGTGCTGTAGGTGACCAATCTGTTGCAATAGGGGCACAAACTATTGCTGGTATGGGTGCAGTTGCTTTAGGTGGAAATGATATAACTCAATTTGCAAAGAAAAAATATTATAAATCAACAAGAGAAAATTTTGCTGTTACAGAAACAATAGACCATAATCAAGATGCAACAATATCTGATAGAACAATTAGTGATACTTATAAATATCTTGTTGGGACTGCTTTAGATACAGCATTTAAAGCGACTTATGCACAAGATGGTTCAGTAGTATTAGGGCTACAAGCTCATTCAGGAACACCATTAGGAACAGCGATAGGTACTAACGCTTTAATACGTAAAGGAGCTTTTGGGGCAACAGCAATTGGTGCTGGTTCTCAAATTCAAGCGAATGCAGAAGCAGCAGTTGCAATAGGTATGGGTTCTCGTGCTAACGGCTCTTATGCCATAGCTGCAGGAACTGCTTCATTTGCAGAACTTGGAGACGTTGCTATAGGATATCAATCAGAAGCTTCTGGTAAAGAAGGAGCGATCTCTATAGGACAAGCAACTAAAGCAAAAGGAGATTCATCTATAATGATAGGTGGAGCAAATGTTGTTTCTGCTTCAAACCAACAAACTAGCTTTATAAGTGAAAAACAAGATAGTAATGGAGTACGTGATACATATACTAAAGATATAACAGAAACAATTAATAATCAACAAGTAATTCGTAGATATAGTTATGTAACATTAGAAGATAAAACAGGAACTATTGCCGATGCTTATGCAACATTGACTGGAACTACGATGAATATTCAAAAACTAGATTATAACCAAAATAAAAACGGTCATGCTTCAACATCAGTTGGGGTACATTCATTAGCTAAAGGGGATTTAGCTTCTGCATTTGGGGCAAGTTCTCGTGCAAATGCTATTGGTTCTCTTGCCTTAGGTACTGGAGCGCAAGCTCTTGTACAAAACTCAGTAGCTATAGGAACAGGTTCAATTGCAGGAGATGCTAACTATCAAGATGCAGGTTATAATGTAACAACATCTGATCCTGTTATAATGGGAACACGTCAATTATCTGTAAGTTATAATAAAGATGGGAAAATTGTATCAGATGCTGATATTGCAAATATTGCATATACATTCAAATGGGCAGGAGGAGAAAATACATCTCCTGGAGATATAGTTTCATTTGGTAAAAAAGGAGCAGAAAGACAATTAAAACACGTTGCTGCCGGTCGTATTGCAGAAAATTCAACAGATGCAGTAAACGGTTCACAACTTAATGCAATTATAGAAAGATTTGTTGGAGATAAAATTAAATACTTCTCAGTTAAATCAGATGCACAAGGAAACCGTTATAACGATGGAGCGACAGGTACAGGTTCAATAGCTATAGGACCTGCTGCTACTGCGACAGCTACAAATGCAACAGCAACAGGTAATAAATCTAAAGCAAGTGCAGAAAATGCAACAGCTTATGGATATAATACAGAAGCTACTGGTAAATCATCAGTTGCCTTAGGAACATCAGCTATAAAACCTGGAACAACTACATTAGTGACAACAGAAGCTAGTGGGGAAAATTCAACTGCATTAGGGGTTGCTTCTAAAGCTAAAGGGCAAGACTCTATAGCTCTTGGTTATGGAGTTGAAGCAAAAAATAATTTTGCAACAGCAATTGGATCAGAAGCAACAGTTACAGCAGATAAAGGTATAGCGATAGGTAAAAAAGCTAGTGTTACAGTTGCAGGTGGAATAGCTTTAGGTACTGACTCTGTAGCTTCTGTAGAAGGAACTAAAACTGGAATTAGTGTAGATGGGGATGTTGATGGTGCACGTACAAATGTTTATGAAAATCTAAAAAATAATATAGATAACTCAAAAATATCAGGTGCTAATGGTGCAGTTTCAGTAGGAAGTTCAACTGCAACTAGACAAATTGTAAATTTAGCAGCAGGAACTGATGATACAGATGCAGTAAATGTTGCTCAATTAAAATCTGTAAACTTAGCATTTAAAGGGAATACAGGAATTGGAGATGTTAGATTACATGACCAAAGATTAGCAGTAGTAAGTTCAAATACAGATTTATTGACAGTTGAAGCAAGTGATAAAAAATTAACTTTCACACCTAAAATAGCAACATTAAATATAGATAATACTACAGGAAGTGCTACACTTGGAAAAGTAGTTACGCCTACAACTGATGGATTAGTAAAAGCAAGTGAATTAGCAAATACTTTGAATAATATGTATTGGAATGTTGCAACTGGTGCAACTAGTGGTACTCATACTGGAAATACTGATCCACAACCTATAAAAGCTGGAGAAACTGTAAAATTTATAGCAGGGGAACATGTTACAATAGGACAAAATGGTAGAGATATTACTATTAGTATGAAAGATGCATTAACACAAGTTCAACTTAATAAAGCAATACAACAAACTTTTGGAAATGGTAAGAATACTACTCTTACAATAGAGAAAAACGGAACAATGAAATATAGTTTAAATGATGATATTTCATTAAATACTGTAACTACAGGAACTACAGTAGTTTCAAATGGAAAAGTAACTGGATTGAATAATAATTTAACTAATACAGAAAATAAGGTATATCCAGGTACTAATAAATCAGAACCAGTTAAAAAAGCTGAGTTACCTAATACTTCAACTGTAGTAGATAAAAAGAATGCTGCAACAGTAGGAGATGTATTAAATGCTGGATGGAACTTACAAAATAATGGAACGGAAAAAGATTTTGTAAGAACTTATGATACAGTAAACTTTGTAGATGGAATAAATACAAAAGCAGTAGTAACAACAGATGAAGAAGGTAAAGTAAGTAAAGTTAGATATAACGTTGTTGGATTGCCAATAAAATATACTGATGATTCAGGAAATCCTGTAACAAAAGTAGGAGATAAGTATTATAAAACAGATGAAGCAGGAAATGTATTAGATAATGACGGAAACCCAGTTACAAAATACGATACAGCTGGAAATCCATTAAATGCAAATAATACAGCAGTAACTCCTGTAAATGATGTTAAAACTAATTTAGTAAATGCAAAACCAGAAACAGGTAAAACTGGTACAACAGATCCTACTACATTAGGGAATATTAAGAGTGGATTAGATACTATAAAAAATCCAGATGGAACTACAACACCTAACTTAGCTAATAAAACAGCAGGTTTAGTAAACTTAAATACTCCAAATGTTTCTGATAATAATGCTGCAACAGTTGGCGATTTAAAAAATATGGGATGGGTAGTATCAGCTGAAGGAAATTCTTATAGTAATCAAGTTAGAAATGCTAATGAAGTAAACTTTGTTGGTAAAAATGGTCTAACTGTAACAGGAAAAACTGAAGTAAATGGAGTACGTACTATTACTATAGAAAATAGTCACTCTCCAATTACATATACAGATGAAAATGGAAACAAATTAAGAAAAATAGGAGATAACTTCTATCCAGAAAATGCAGTTGTTTATAATGGAAATGTATATCCAGAAGGATCAGTTGTAATTGATGGAGATGTATATCCAGCAGGAACAACAAAATTAGCTAATGGAAATAAAGTAAAAGAAAATGGAGATCCTGCAGTAGTAGCAACGCCTATTGCAAATACATCTAGTGATAAAGTAAAAGCTACACTTAATTCAGTTACAGCTAATAAACCAACAACATTATCAAATGTTGGAAGTAACTTGAAACAAGTAGTAGATCCAAATGGTACAAATTCAGGTGGTGTAAAAAATCCTGATGGAACAGATGTAATAGAAAATGGTGCTCCTGTAACAGTAACAAATAAAGCACCATATACTGCTAGTGAAGCAGCAGATATTGTTAAAAATTCTGGAAATAATGCAGCAACAGTAGGAGATGTATTAAATGCAGGATGGAATTTACAAAATAATAGCGAAGCTCGTGACTTTGTAAAACCATACGATACAGTAAACTTTATAAATGGTGGAAATACAACAGCAGTAGTAACTACAGATGAAAATGGAACAACAAGTAATGTGACATATAATGTAACAGGATTACCAGTTACATATACAAATGAAGATGGAAAACCAGTATCAAAAGTTGGAAATAATTACTATGTTGTAAATGATAAAGGACAACCATTACAAAATGATGGAATAACACCAGTAACTAAATATGATTCAAATGGTAATCCATTAAATGATGATGACTCATCAGTAACAAAAGTAGATACAACAACAAAACCATTAAAAACTAATTTAGTAAATCCAAATGTAGCAACAGATAAACAAACTACAACACCTATACAATTAGGAAATGTTAAGAGTGGATTAGATAAAATAACAGGAGCAGGTAATAAAGCAGCAGGTTTAGTAAACTTAGATGAAAAAGATACAACAAATAAATTAAAAGTATCTGATAATAATGTTGCAACAGTTGGCGATTTAAGAAATATGGGTTGGGTAGTTTCAAGTGATAAAACTACTGGAAATTTAGGAAAAGCTTATAACGACAAAGTAAGAAATGCTAATGAAGTTAAATTTGTTGGAACAGGAACAGCTATTGTAAGTGGTAAAACAGTTAATGGTGTAAGAACAATAACAGTAGAAGTAAATGATCAATTATCAACAAATAATTCAGTTACAGCAGTTGTTTATACAAAAGCAGATGGAACAAAAGTATACCCCGTAAAAAAAGATGATGGAAGTATAGAATATCATACAACACCTGATGGAAAAGGAACAGGAGATACAGTAGTTCCTAAAAATGAAGTAATAACATCAGTAAATGGACCAGATGGAACTAAAAATCCAACTACATTAAAAAATATAGCCGGAAACTTAGAAGGTGCTAAAAAAGATACAACTTCACCAAAAATTAATGCAACTGCACCTACTAATATAGATGATATTAAAAACAATGCAGCAACAGTAGGAGACGTGTTAAATGCAGGATGGAACTTACAAGGAAATGGAAAAGCTGTAGACTTTGTAAAACCATATGATACAGTAAACTTTGTAGATGGAATGAATACAAGAGCTGTAGTAACAACAGATGCAGAAGGAAAAGTAAGTAATGTACAAATAGATGTAAAAGACTTACCAATAGCATATACAAATGAAGCTGGAGATAAGGTAGTAAAAGCAGCAGATGGAAAATACTATAAAGAAAGCGATTTAGCAGGGAAAGTATTTGATCCAACAACTAAAACATTTAAAAATGCAGATGGTACAGCAGCAACACAACCAACAGAAGTTGCAAAAGATGCTATAAAAACTAATTTAGTAAATCCAAATGCAGCAACAGATAAAACAGGAACAACAGATCCAAGTACATTAGGAAATGTTAAGAGTGGATTAGATACAATAAAAGATGCAACAGGAGGAACTACACCTAGTATAACAAATAAAACAGCAGGATTATTAAACTTAACTAATGATAAAGTATCTGATAATAATGCAGTAACAGTTGGAGATTTAAGAAAAATGGGATGGGTAGTATCATCTGATAAGACAACAGATGGAACAGGAGAATATTCAGACCAAGTGAAAAATGCAAATGAAGTAAGATTTGTCGGAAAAGGAACAGCTACTGTAAGTGGAAAAACTGATGGTGATGTAAGAACAATAACTGTAGAAGTAAATGATCAATTATCAACTAATAATTCAGTTATTCCAGTTGTATACACTAAAGCAGATGGAACACAAGTATATCCAATAAAACAAGCAGATGGAACAACTAAGTTTAATACAAAAGCAGATGGAACAGGAGAAGAAGTAGATAAAGGTGATGTAATAACATCAGTAAATGGACCAGATGGAACTAAGAATCCAACTACATTAAAAAATATAGCTGGAAACTTAGAAGGTGCTAAAAAAGATACAACTTCACCAAAAATTAATGCAACTGCACCTAATAATGTAGATGCTATTAAAAACAATGCAGCAACAGTAGGAGATGTACTAAATGCAGGATGGAACTTACAAAATAATGGGGAAGCTCGTGACTTTGTAAAACCATATGATACAGTAAACTTTGTAGATGGAATGAATACAAGAGCTGTAGTAACAACAGATGCAGAAGGAAAAGTAAGTAATGTACAAATAGATGTAAAAGACTTACCAATAGCATATACAAATGAAGCTGGAGATAAGGTAGTAAAAGCAGCAGATGGAAAATACTATAAAGAAAGCGATTTAGCAGGGAAAGTATTTGATCCAACAACTAAAACATTTAAAAATGCAGATGGTACAGCAGCAACACAACCAACAGAAGTTGCAAAAGATGCTATAAAAACTAATTTAGTAAATCCAAATGCAGCAACAGATAAAACAGGAACAACAGATCCAAGTACATTAGGAAATGTTAAGAGTGGATTAGATAAAATAACAGGAGCAAATAATAAAGCAGCAGGTTTAGTAAACTTAATTAATGATAAAGTATCTGATAATAATGCAGCAACAGTTGGCGATTTAAGAAATATGGGATGGGTAGTATCAAGTGATAAAACTACTGGAAATTTAGGAACAGAATATAACGATCAAGTAAGAAATGCTAATGAAGTTAAATTTGTTGGTAAGAATGGAATACAAGTAAGTGGTAAAACTGATGATAAAGGTGTAAGAACATTAACATTTGAAATGGAAACAGGGGAAATAACACCAACAGAAATAGTTAAACCAGATGACAACAAACTTGATAAAAAAGTTGTAACAATAGGGAATAAAGTGTATAATGCCGAAGATATAGATACAAATGGAAAACCTAAAGCTGGAAAAGATCCAATAGGTACTATAGTTGATGGAAAAGTTTATGCTGATAAAGACTTAAATGCAGATGGAAAACCTAAAGATAGTGCATCACCAATAGCAAAAGTTAAAGAAAATGTTGGTGCTAAATTCGTAACAGGAAACCAAGTAGCAGATGCTATTGAAAAATCAGGATTTATAGTAGGTAAAAATCAAGGATTAAGAGAATCAGATTTTGAAAATAAAGATGAAAAGATAAATCCTAATGATGAATTAAGATTTGCAGATGGAAGAAATACAAATGTAAAACTTGCCACTAAAGATGTAATTGATGCGACAGGAAAAGTAAAAACAGTAACAACAGTAAAAGTAGATGTAGTTGACTTGCCTATTACATATACAGATGAATCTGGAAAAGTAGTTGTAAAAGGTAAAGATGGTAAATTCTATTATCCAGAAGCTCTTGATGGAAAAGTTTATGATGAAAAAGAAAAAACATATAAGAATCCTGATGGAAGTGCACTAGATAAACAACCAGAAGCTAAGGAAAATATACAAGCAAATCTTGTAAATCCTAATGTTTCAAATACTGATACTGAACCAAACAAACAAACTACAACACCTACACAATTAGGAAATATTGCAAATGGAGCTAATACATTTGCTAAAGTAGAAGGAAAACAAATAGCAAATGATGGTAAATGGTATAATGAGGGAGATGTACTTCCTAATGGTAAACCAAAAGAAAATGCTACATCAGTAGAAAAACCAGAAAATGTTGGTAAATCTGGTCTTATAGACTTTGAAAAATCAAAACCAAATAATGCTGCAACAGTTGGAGATTTACAAAATTTAGGATGGGTAGTATCAGCTGATAAGACAACAGGAGATACAAGTAAAGCATATAACGATCAAGTAAGAAATTCAAATGAAGTTAAATTCGTTGGTAAGAATGGAATACAAGTAAGTGGTAAAACTGATGATAATGGTGTAAGAACATTAACATTTGAAATGGAAACAGGAGAAATAACACCAACAGAAATAATAAAAGCAGATGGAACAAAACTTGTTAAAGTTGGAAATAAAGCTTATAATCTTGCAGATATAGGAACAAATGGGCAACCTAAAGATGGTGCAAAACCAGCTGGAATTATAGCAAAAGATGGAAAAGTCTATAATGTTACAGATGTTGATGATAAAGGAAATGTTATAACTCAAACAGGTAAACCAGCACCAACACCGATAGCAACTAACAAACCAAATAATGGAACTAAGTTTGTAACAGGAAACCAAGTAGCAGATGCTTTAGAAAAATCAGGATTTGTTGTAGGAAAAAGTGAAAAAGAATTATCAGCAGCTGATTTCAAAAATGAAGATGAAAAATTAAATCCTAATGATGAATTAAGATTTGCTGACGGTAAAAATACAAATGTAAAACTTGCAACAAAAGAAGTGATAGATGCTTCTGGAAAGGTTAAAACAGTAACAACAGTAAAAGTAGATGTAGAAGAATTACCTATTACATATACAGATAAAGCTGGTAACCCTATAGTTAAGAAAGGTGATAAGTTCTACTTAGTAGATAAAAATGGTAATGCAACTAAAGATGAAGTTAAAGTTGAGGATGTCAAGACTAACCTTGTAGCACCAAATTCAAAACCTAATGAAATAGGAACACCACAAAGTTTAGGTAATGTTGCTAGTGGATTAAAAGCAGCCGATATTAAAACAGATGCAAATAAATCAGATGATAAAAAAGTTGTAGAAGGTTTAATCGGTACTGAAGATGATAAGAAATTAAATACTGCGGTAAACTTAGATGATCTGAAGACATTATCTAAAGCAGGACTTGACTTTGGAGCAAATGTTGGTGATGATGTACATAGAAATTTAGGAACAAAACTTTCAATATTAGGTAATGATAAAGTAAGTAAAGAAGATGCAAATAATGAAACTAAATTTAGTAGTAAAAATGTTGTTACAACAACAGGTAAAGATTCAGTAAATATTAAATTTAGTCAAAATCCAGAATTTGATTCAATTAAGATAGGAAATAGAGAAAACAAACCAGTAGTAACTATATCTTCTGAAGGAATTGATGCAGGAAATACTAAGATAACAAATGTAGCACCTGGAGAAATAAGCAACACAAGTCAAGATGCAATAAATGGATCACAATTAAATAATGCAATTAAAGGACTAAATGCAGGAATAGCTTCAAGTGTAGCGATGGCAAATCTTCCACAAGTAAGTAATATAGGAATGCATAGACATAATATTGCAGCTTCAGTAGGAGTTCATAGAGGAGAGACTGCAATAGCATTAGGACTAAGTGGATTAAATCATAGAGGATCATTAGTGTATAAAGCAAGTGGAGCATTAAATACAAAAGGACATGTTTCATTTGGAATAGGAATTGGATATCAATTTGATAAAAATACTCGTGATAATGATACTCATAGAAATGATATAATAGATCTTAAAGAAAAACTTGAAGATGTTATACGTGAAAATGCTGAATATAAACAAGAGATTCAAGAATACAGAAAAGAACAAGAACAAAATAAAGCTATAATCGAACAATTAATGAAGAGATTAGAAGCTTTAGAAAAGACTAAATAG
- the rpsO gene encoding 30S ribosomal protein S15: protein MAMKTKAEIITEFGKDSKDTGLANIQVAILIERISHLTEHLKFHFKDVHSRAGLLKLVGKRRRLLNYIKNRNLDEYRELIEKLGIRK from the coding sequence ATGGCAATGAAAACAAAAGCAGAAATTATTACAGAATTTGGTAAAGATTCTAAAGATACAGGATTAGCAAATATACAAGTAGCAATATTAATAGAAAGAATATCTCATTTAACAGAACATTTAAAGTTTCACTTTAAAGATGTTCATTCAAGAGCAGGATTATTAAAATTAGTAGGTAAAAGAAGAAGATTATTAAACTATATAAAAAATAGAAATCTTGATGAATATAGAGAATTAATAGAAAAATTAGGAATTAGAAAATAA